In the genome of Nycticebus coucang isolate mNycCou1 chromosome 12, mNycCou1.pri, whole genome shotgun sequence, one region contains:
- the LOC128562231 gene encoding mitochondrial fission regulator 2-like: MSLILNILRKMLEYFGVPIDQVFQIWENKDYGSARSIIRIIGKMLPLEPCRRPTFELTPLLKSVDSDDYGPVVPSFADVLCVANDKESSCLRFRNNMWGNEEEEKAEDFRALHLVWDPLSSALRHNKPSKNDQPVNEAAIKKIAALEDELAFLRSQIAVLVEMQELKNSRNAGSFDLHDGPISLRQMPPSKAAQLSEDPDEFPSPAPSFPPPPPPLPPQHSPLQPLCFLATQPTANEICDSDDLVTERNKQQPCASKTNSSHSESQRDKNVPNMLDVLKDMNKVQLCAIERSPGGRPIHKRKRQNSQWDPVSLISHALKQKFAFREDDSFEKENRSWESSPFSSPETSRFGLDNSPSEGLN; this comes from the coding sequence ATGTCTCTGATATTGAATATCTTAAGAAAGATGCTGGAATATTTTGGTGTCCCTATAGACCAGGTTTTTCAGATTTGGGAAAATAAAGACTATGGATCAGCTCGGAGTATCATTCGTATTATTGGGAAAATGCTTCCATTGGAACCTTGTCGAAGACCTACATTTGAGTTGACCCCACTCTTGAAATCTGTGGACTCTGATGATTATGGACCTGTGGTTCCATCATTTGCTGATGTTTTATGTGTAGCAAATGATAAAGAATCCAGTTGTCTTAGATTTCGAAATAATATGTGGGGAAACgaggaagaggagaaagctgAAGATTTCCGTGCTTTGCACCTAGTTTGGGATCCACTGTCGTCTGCTCTAAGACATAACAAACCATCAAAAAATGATCAGCCTGTTAATGaagctgcaattaaaaaaatagctgctCTTGAAGATGAGCTAGCTTTTCTTCGCTCTCAGATTGCTGTACTTGTGGAAATGCAGGAACTGAAAAACAGTAGAAATGCTGGCTCCTTTGACTTACATGATGGGCCCATAAGCTTGCGACAGATGCCACCATCGAAGGCTGCTCAGCTGTCTGAGGACCCAGatgagtttccaagtccagcgcCTTCCTTccctccgcctccgcctccccttcctccccagcaTTCACCACTCCAGCCTCTGTGTTTTCTTGCGACACAACCCACAGCTAATGAGATTTGTGACTCAGATGACTTAGTGACTGAAAGGAACAAACAGCAGCCATGTGCTAGTAAGACCAACAGTAGTCATTCAGAAAGCCAGAGAGATAAAAATGTTCCGAACATGTTGGATGTTCTGAAGGATATGAATAAGGTTCAGCTTTGTGCTATTGAACGGTCACCCGGTGGTAGACCCATtcataaaaggaaaagacaaaattcaCAGTGGGATCCAGTATCTCTAATATCTCATGCACTTAAACAGAAATTTGCCTTCCGAGAAGATGattcttttgagaaagaaaatagatcttGGGAGTCTTCCCCATTTTCTAGTCCAGAAACTTCAAGGTTTGGACTTGACAATTCGCCGTCAGAAGGACTGAACTGA